Within Brachyhypopomus gauderio isolate BG-103 chromosome 4, BGAUD_0.2, whole genome shotgun sequence, the genomic segment TattttagatataaatgataaaATGTTCCTTGCGCTGGAAGGCCTGCTAGCTATTTCATCTTGGCTAACCTAGCCAAGCTAGCTAGCTCACAAAACTAGTGCACGAGAGATAGCCAGCTTTGCTAGTTAGCTATAGCCAAGTTTTAAACCATTTTTAAATTCCTGAGAAATCTTGTTCATTTAGCTATCTGGTTACCTGATATGTGTTTATTATTACAAACATGTAGGTGCATCCCTTGTATCTTACGCTTTTATAAGCTTCACATTAAGATAATGTTGTTTTTTCTCTTTCCCTAAGTTGGCAGAAAACCATCGTATAACGTAAGCTTAAGCTAAATGTTATAGCTATATTACTTGTATAATATTATAGCCTGTTAAAGTTTGGCAAAATATTTGACCCTGCTTGTTGTGTTGCACTGTAATTTGCAGGTTCTAAAGCTACAAATACTGAGTTTGTGTAAGTACATGTTAATACTAATTCATACATATAATGACAAGTAGGCCTAATGATGTAGTAAACTTAAGATGTGATGAAAATAAATGTGTCTCTATTCTTGTGCTTCCTTACAGGTTCTTTACATCCATCATTCATCTACAGTGTGTGTAAGTTCAGTAATAAGGTATTGAATTATTTGTGTCAATGAAAAGCACTAGGCATCTCACTTGATTTTTGAACAATTGTTCAGAATTCACTAAATCAGTCATATGTGTTAAATCTCAAAATATTTACAGTGTCACAGTTGAAAGGTTTGTTTGAAAGATGCAAACCTTTTTCacatatttaaatgtttctctTCTCTATTTGCATACCCATATGTCTACATCAAGCTATTCGAAGTGAGTAGAAAGCTATTAAAACTGCCATTTCTGCATACATGGTGTGGTTGAGGTTACAAAAATTGGCTTGTGAAAGTAAGGGTTTTTAAAGGTTCAACATGAACATTTGCAGAAATGTAAGAGCCATAACATCATACATCACATGAAGAGGAAACGCAAGCAAGCATCCTGTGTTCAAACTGAAATCACCCAATACTATATATCCTGTGAATCTAAGCATCTGATTGTGAAGTAGTACAATTGAATTAACAATTTGCTGCATTTAGGCTTTGTTTATattgcacctttcatacacactggcaattcaaagtgcttcacacaaGAAAATTAATTTTGTATGAAACGGCATAATCAGAATTAAGTTCTCCAACTTGATGTTACAATAATATTGAacatttacaataataatgtatTGTTAAAACACTGATCAGTTCTACATGCATGAAGATTGATTCTTTTTTGTCTTTACAGGTCCTGATCTGAAGAATTTTCTGCTCTGTCTGTCTTCCTATTAGATCCAAGTCTTGTCCCCGTCCCAATATTTTCTCTTCTCTTGTCCCCCGTCCCAACATTTTAACATCTTTTCTTGCTGCGTCTTTTGGCTTGCCCTTGCAAGTAAAACGATTTTCATACTCTGTCTGTCTTCCTTTTACAACCATCTCTTGTCCCCGTCCCAATATTTTCTCTTCTCTTGTCCCCGTCCCAAAATTTTAAAATCTTTTCTTGCTGAGTCTTTTTGCTTGCCCTTGCAAGTACGATTACCCAAGATTACCAAACGATTACCCAAGATTACCAAACGATTACCCAAGATTACCAAACGATTTACCCCAACCGATTTACCCCAACCGATTTACCCCAACCGATTTACCCCAACCGATTTACCCCAACCGATTTACCCCAACCGATTTACCCCAAAAGATTACCCCAAAAGATTACCCCAAACAAAACAAGCCGAAAGGCaactgtgtttatttgtttcagACCAGATTCTTGATTGAACCATCATTGCTGACTGCTGTTGAAGACCCGCATcagacactcatcacacacatcattatTCTGTTATCTCAGTGAAGGAATAGTGTACTATATATCTCACTACAGTTAAATTGTTTTGTAAATCACATAAGTGCATTTTAAAAGAAGTAGACCACATACTGTTTGATATTAGTGCATATatagtttttgtgtgttttatatacATTGCCATTTtcttgttgctttgtgttgaaTTGATTTGTTTCAGACAAACAACAGTAAGCAGCAGGACCATCTTTGCCTTCAGCAGACACACTGATATAGTTTTGAATTGTATGTTTGTGCATATATCGTTGCATAGGTCTAGGCTGTTATAACTGTTATTGAGAATTGTCAATACCTTTAAAAAAATTGTAATAGTATTATTGTGATTTGATTACAGTAAACGTTTTAAAAACAACCTTTTGGAATAATATTGTTTTGGCACTGTTACATATATACTGTTTGAAATCTGTTAAACCATGCCGAGAAAAAGCAAGAAGTCTGTTGCTGCTAAACGACGCGAGGCACTGAAAGTGGAGAGCGAAAGCACTAACCAGGTAGCAAACACTGTTGCTAATAGATATGTTGAGTCAGTTCAGGCATCGCACTGTCAAAATGACCAGAGATACAGGGAATTCTCGCGTGGTACACAGTGTACGTGCAACGCTCTGACATTTCTTGCTATGCACAATGAAGTTAACGAGTTGAACTCTATGGGTCTTGACAACGTTTTAACGAGAGGAGATGCTTTATATACTACTGTGAAACGGACATTGCTGAATCAAGGAAGGTTTGTGAGTAACTATTTAACTTCTGACGAGTTACCAACGACAGTCGACACCGATCTGCAATGTTACAACCTTATTAAACACCCACAAACGTATGGTTTCTTGAAAGACGATGCGCCACAAGGAATGGACGAGTTTATGAACCTAGAGAGCGCTCTCGCTTGTCTTGAAGGTAACGTAACTGACGCGCTTCTGATGGTTGGAAACACGTGCATTGCAGTATTCAGAGATCGCGAAGGGAGATTTGGGTTTTTCGATTCTCACAGCAGAACACCTGACGGATTAAGGCCTGATGATGAGAACACAGGTATCGCCGTGATGCTTACTTTTGCGAACTTGACAGATTTGACCGAAAGGCTGCTACTGCTGTATCAGGGTTGCCTTGAGTTGCGGGACAATCAGCAATACGAACTTCTGCCCGTGTCTTTTGAGATCACAGCTAGTACTCAACACGACGAACTCCCTTGTGAAATTCAAACGTTAAACGTGCAACCTAGTTTTATTAGCCAGCATGACAAACAACCCATCgttaaattaaacaaaacacgcagaagaaaaaaaattcaaCAACAGAGGCAAGAACACGCATCCTCGCAAACGTGTGGTAAACGTGTTAACTGGAAGCTACAATATGCAAATAACCCTCAGTTTAAGGAGAAAATGAAACAACGCAGTCGAAATAGCTActtaaaaaatgcaaattacAGACTTACCAAGCAACGAGCATTAAGGGTTAATTATATGCTAAACACTACTTACAAAGATAAGAAGAGACGTTACATCACCACTAAATACCAACATAACGCAGCGttcagagagaagcagagatgGAACATTACCAATAAATACCAACATGACGCTGCgttcagagagaaacagagacggAACATTACCACTAAATACCAACATGACGCTGCgttcagagagaaacagagacggAACATCACCACTAAATACCAACATGACGCAGTGTTCAGAGAGAAGCAAAAACAATATGTTATCAGCAGTTATAAACACAATGCCATGTACAGAGACAGGCAGAAACAATATGGCATCAGTAATTACAAAAACAACGCTgaatacagagagagacagaaacagcaaGTAATTGATAAATATTCAAAAGATCCAATTTTCaggcaaaaacaaaaacaatatttTGCAAACAGGTGCAGAAatgattttatattttatgaGCTTAGAAAACAAAAATTTAATAGATTATATCAGACTGATGTAGTTTTTAGGTCCCATCACAGAGAACAGTGCTTACTTCGGTCAGTGAACAGAGAGTCCAAACTAAAGACACTACACAAGATACGTTGTGCACAGCATATACAGAGAAAATACAGACTAAATCGTTATTTACACCAACACAGTCTACATGACAATATCAATACGCAGTGCTTCTCTGACGTCCACAATCCACAACAGTTGGCAGCATTAAGTCACTTTAAAGAGAAAGCAAAAGATGGGCCAAGCTATGTTTGCACCGTCTGTCACAGAGCACTGTTTTCTAACCAGGttcgtgtgtgtgaacacagaaACTATCAGAAGAATCCTACAGTTGCTTCAGTTTGTTTGACTGGCAAATATGTTCACATCTGTTCCTCTGACTGTCCAAATAACTGTGTGACTGAAGAAAGGAAGGGAGAATGGATCTGCCACTCTTGTCATGAACATTTATCAAAGGGAAAGATGCCTGCCATTGCTGCTGTTAATAAACTTGAACTTACACCAGTCCCATCAGAACTCTGTGATTTGAATATACTTGAAAGGCATGTTATAGCCAAATACGTGTGTTTTGCCAAGGTCATCAGTCTTCCCAAAGGTCAACAGAGAGCCATCAAGGGTGCTGTTGTGTCAGTTCCTTCAGATGTTGAAACAACAGTAAATGTTTTACCCAGACCAAGAAGTGAATCACAGTTGCTTACAGTGAAACTCAAGAGACGGTTGTGTTATTCAGGTCATTATCAGTTCCAGACAATATCTATGCACAAAGTCTTGTCTGCGTTATGTCAACTGAAAGAAACACATTCTGAATATAAGGACATTGTTCTCAACCCTGTACAGGAAGATGATTTATTTAATGATGTTACAGACGTCACAGATGAAAGTGCTCCAGAACAGGAAATGGATATTGACAACAATACTGAGAGTGAGAACACATCGCAGCAGAACCCTGAGAGTATGGAGCCTGATGCAGATAATGAGAATCAGAGCACTGATCAGCACACAGGTCTAGCGTTAGACACATGTCTTCAGCCACCAGATATTGGTCATCATCTGTTATCCTTCAATGATGGGATATTCTGTATTGCTCCAGCAGAGAGAAACAGTCCAGTCAGTATGTTTAAAGTCCCTAAGCTGGAGGCAATGGCTTTCCCAGTACAGTTTCCTTGTGGTAAAAATACATTTGATGAACCACACAGACAGGTTGCTCTCTCACCTAGCAGATACTTCAATGCTAGATTATTCTCTGCTGATAATCGCTTTGCGATGGACACAAACTACATTTTCTTTGCACAGTTTGTGACTGAAATGCATCTAGCCTCTTCAAGtatgtccattcaactgcgaaAAGCAAAAACCAGGACACGTGATGGACGTAAAATCAACAGTTCGCTTTTACGAGACAAAGTTGAATTAGATAAACTTATTAAAAATAACGAGGGCACCAGATTCATGCAGCCTCTGAGAGGGACACCTGCTTACTGGCAAAAAACACTCCGAGATCTGTTTGCCATGCTCAGACAGCTGGGAACTCCCACATTTTTCTGTACATTCAGTGCAGCAGAGATGAGATGGCCAGAGGTAATCACAGCAATTAAAGCACAGCAAGGTCAAACCGTGGACTTCTCAGCTTTAGACTGGTCACAGAAGTGTGAGATACTACGTAGCAATCCAGTTACTTGCATGAGAATGTTTGAGAAACGTGTAGAAGGGCTCATGAACCTGATTCTGTCTCCTGCACAGCCCATTGGTGAGGTGGTTGACTATTTTTACCGTGTAGAATTTCAACAGCGAGGTTCTCCACACATTCACTGCCTGTTTTGGGTGAAAGATGCACCAGAATTTGAAGATGACCCAGATCAAGTTGTATGTGATTTCATTGACAAATACATATCGTGCAAGTTGCCAGACCCAAACACAGACCGAGAGCTGAACACAATAGTAACAGaagtacagacacacagccGAAATCACTCTAAATCATGCAAAAAGAATAATAAGCACTGCAGGTTTGGATTTCCTAAACCACCTATGCCAACAACAATGATTACACGCCCCAGACCACCACCCCCTGACACAGACTCTGATGAGGAAAATACAGAAATAGATGAACAAGCACAGGCTAAAGTAAATCTACAGACTGTGTGGGATCTGTTGAAtgacaaaaaacaacaatttgAAAGCATTACagaactgcttgaaaaggtcaatATGTCTTACCAGGACTACAAGAGAAGTGTTGAGTCTCTTTCTACATCCAGTCAGATCATAATGGAACGAGCACCAAAAGACTGCTGGGTAAATGGCTACAATCCTCTGTTGTTAAGAGCCTGGAACGCCAACATGGACATCCAGTTCATACTGAATCCATATACCTGTATAATGTATATACTGTCATACATTTCAAAAGCCGAACATGAAATGAGCGATTATCTAAAGCGAGTCATGAGAGATTCATGTGACAGCTCATCTGAAAGGGAAACAATGAAACAGATTATGCATGCCTATGCCAAAAACAGAGAGGTCAGTGCCCAGGAAGCAGTCGCACGCACTTGCAGTTTAAAACTCAAATCATCATCCCGTGCTGTCATTTTCATACCCACAGACGACAATGCTGTGCGCATGAGCCTACCTATGAAGTACTTAGAGAACAAAGATCCTGATGATGAGAACGTGTGGATGACAGGATTAACAGAAAAGTACATGGCCAGGCCAAAAACACCAGTGTTTGAGAATATGTGCATGGCAGAATTTGCAAGTGAATACCGAATTGTTTATACAGAACAGAAAAAGGGTAAAAATGTCTTCCCTTTGCAAAACAACATGGGGCACATAAGGAAGCGCACCAGAGGTAAACCTGCTGTCATTCGCTTTGCTCGTTTCTCACCACAAAAAGATCCTGAGAAATACTGTGGAACGCTGCTGAAACTCTACCTGCCCCACCGCAGAATCACACAGCTTACGTCTGCTCAGTTCCAGAATTATGAGTCCTTCTACATCTATGCCTCTGTAAAGCTGCCAGGTACAGATGCCCTTCAACGTGTTTTTACCATTGTAcaagaaaacaaagaaaagtaTGAAAAGCACAGTGACGCTATTGAACAAGCAATCGAGGACTTTGAACAGAACGGTCCCATTGAAGATGCCTGGACTACTTTGGCTCCAGCAAATGAACTGATTCGTTTGGAATGCATTCTAGAGCAAGAGCCAGTAAATCCCAATGATGTAAACGAACAAGATGACGTTCCAGATTACGTGGTATCTAGATCTGAGAACACCACTGCAATGCCTGTAATGGAAGGACCACAGTTGAGCCATGcagagattaaaaaaatgtaccaGAGCTTGAATGAGACACAAGCAGCTGTGTTCTACACTGTGCGTGACTGGTGCAAAAGAAAAGTCCTTAATGAAAACCCAGAGCAGTTTCTTTATTACATCGCAGGAACAGCAGGAACAGGAAAGAGCCACCTTATTAAATCTGTGTATGTAGAGGCTACAAAAATACTACACAAACTTCCATGTGTACGTGAGGAAACCGACATTTCAAAACCTACAGTTCTGTTGTCAGCTTTTACTGGTTGTGCTAGTCATAACATTAATGGAAAAACACTACACTCACTTTTTAAACTCCCACGAAGCTTGAAGCCTCCATATCAAGGACTTGGGAACAGTCTGGATGAAATCAGGgcaaacttttcaaatgtgcaaATTATAATCATCGACGAAatatcaatggtgtcaaagccGTTATTTGCTTACATTAACTGGAGACTCCAGCAGATTAGAGGGAACAACAAACCCTTTGGCAACGTTTCTATCATGGCTGTTGGTGACTTCCAGCAATTACCACCGCTTGGAAAGGCaaagtccctgtgtgtgtatgaggaccATGTGCTGGACTTttggagagatcattttaagaTGGTGACACTGACAGAAATCATGCGTCAGAAAGATGACCTTGCATATGCTGAGCTTCTTAACAGACTCCGAGTGAAACGGAAACACGACGCACTGTCCGCTGCTGACCGATCTATGCTGGAACAAGTCATTAAATCCCCTGACGACTGCCCCTCTGATGCATTACACATATTTGCTACTAATAAAGAGGTTGATGATTATAATTCAGCTGTCATATCATCACGCTTTCAAAATATTACAAATATAGATGCAGAGGATTATAAAAAAGACCCACGAACAGGCCAGATGCAGAAGCAAGGTGTTCCTTTCAAAGGAGAAAAAGGTGATCTTGTTGACACACTACAGCTGGCAACTGATGCCCGAGTAATGCTTACCAGAAATATTGATGTGGAAGATGGACTGGTCAATGGTTCATTTGGCAAAGTGGTAAAAATAGTCGCACACATTCGTAAAGATGTTCCAGTTGTGCATATGATTGGTCTTAAGCTGGATAATGTTGATGCAGGACAGAAACACCGCAACAAAGTGCCTGGAGGTGATGATAATGTAGTTTACATTGAGAGAGTAGAGGAAAATCTGAAGAAAAAGGGAACTGTTCGACGGCAATTTCCTTTAAAGTTGGCCTTTGCATGCACCACTCATAAAGTACAAGGAATGACAACTCTGTGTGCTGTTGTATCACTAAAGAAGATTTTCGAACCAGGtatggcatatgttgcactcagCAGAACCACATCACTCAGTGGACTACACATCACTGACTTTGATGAAAGGAAGATTTACTGTGACACTGAAATCAGTGCCTCATTGGAGAATATGCCCAAACTTGATTTAAGTGCTATTCAGCCACTTTTGCACTTAGTAAAAGAACCTCATTTGAACTCTGGTCTTAAAATTGTACATCATAACACAGAAGGCCTTCAAACTCATATTGAGGATATCAAAAGCCATCATGAGCTCCTCTTATCTGATGTTTTGTGTCTTACTGAGACGCATATGACCGGTTCTGTTTTTCCAGATTCTCTGCAGTTGAATGGCTACAAAATATACAAGCGGAACAGACATGCGGCCTACACCAACTACACACATCTGTCCAACaggagtggtggtggagttGCCATGTATGTGAAAGACAATATCAAAGCTCATGCTATTCAGTATATACAGAATGTAACTGATCTGGAGTTTGTGGTTTTAAAAGTAGAGGCCCCTAAACAAGCTCTTATTGCAGTTATTTACAGACCACCAGACTACAGGTTGACAGAGTTCTTACCAAACCTAGATGCCCTTTTGAACTCAATCGACATCATGGACTACAGACCTGTTGTAGTGTGTGGAGACTTTAATGAAGATCAGCTGTCATTTGCAAATAAGCCcatttttaatttgtttcaGTCAAAAGGATACACACAGCTGATAACCAGTGCAACAACAGAGAAGACTACACTTCTGGACCCTGTGTTTAtttctaaccctcacactagTGTTGCAGCAGGACTTCTGAACACATACTACAGCTACCACAATcctgtttattgtgttttgtaAGAAAATCAGTACGTGACACAGCCATTTCCAGAACAACATTGCCCAGTAACCTCAACCCTGAAGATCCACATCACCTGATTATTGACTCAGTTTGTTGCAATCTATTGCCAATCTCTTAATTTTGTGAATCATGATTTTCTCTTGAAATAGCAGTTCTATTTATAATTTTTGTCTACAGTTAACTTATCTAGTATTGCACCTTGACCTCCGAGTTTGCCCCTTTGGAttttgtctgctctcctgtgttctttTCAGGTATTTTGACCCTGTGCCTATTTTTGCATACTTGTTTCTTCATGTTACATTATGATTTATTTGATAGGAAAATCAGTACGTGACACAGCTGTTTCCAGAACAACATTGCCCAGCAACCTCAACCCTGAAGATCCACATCACCTGATTATTGACTCAGTTTGTTGCAATCTATTGCCAATCTCTTAATTTTGTGAATCCTGATTTTCTCTTGAAATAGCAGTTCTATTTATAATTTTTGTCTACAGTTAACTTATCTAGTATTGCACCTTGACCTCCGAGTTTGCCCCTTTGGATTTTGTCTGCTCTTCTGTGTGCTTTTCTGGTATTTTGACCCTGTGCCTATTTTTGCATACTTGTATCTCCATGTTACATTACGATTGATTTGTTACAGAATGCAGCCTCCTCACAAGATGCCCTATTCCAGTGGATTCCCGTAGCAGAGACAGTAGTCATGTAGATGTCAGCGTATGTTTAATTGTCCTTTGTTCAGTATCCATATATGACATCAATATATGTGTTAATTTGTCCTTTGTTCAGTGTCCATTTATGCAGTGCCGGCCCTAGGCATACTCAAATTATGCAGCCACTTAGAGCCCCTTTGCCAATAGGCAGCTCCCAAAAGCACCAAGATTATGTAGCATTTGGTGCTGAGGTGGTGGTATGGGGGGCCCAAAATTAAATTCTGCATAGGGCCCCATGGAATCTTGGGCAGGCCCTGCATAAATGACATCAATGTATGTGTTTAATTGTCCTTTGTTCAGTGTCCATATATGACATCAATATGTGTGTTAATTTGTCCTTTGTTCAGTGTCCATTTATGCAGAGCCGGCCCTAGGCATACTCAAATTACGTGGCCACTTAGAGCCCCCTTGCCAATAGGCCACTCCCAAGAGCACCAAGATGATGTAGCATTTGGTGCTGAGGTGGTGGTATGGGGGGCCCAAAATTAAACTCTGCATAGGGCCCCATGGAAGCTTGGGCCGGCCCTGCATAAATGACATCAATGTATGTGTTTAATTGTCCTTTGTTTAGTGTCCATATATGACTTTAAAATATGTGTTTAATTGTTCTTTGTTTAGTGTTCATATATGACATCAAGGTATGTGTTTAATTTTTCTTTGTTTAGTGTCCATATATGACATGAAAATACTTGTTTAATTGACCTTTGTTTAATGTCCATATATTACATctataaatgtatttaatttgCCTTTGTTTTGTGTCCATATCTAACATCAATATATGTGTTTAATTGTCCTTTGTTTTGTGTCCATATATGACATCAATATATGTGTTTAATTGTCATTTGTTTTGTGTCCATATATGACATCAACAGATGTGTTTAATTGTCCTTTATTTTGTGTCCATATATGACATGAAAATACCTGTTTAATTGACCTTTGTTTAATGTTCATATATTACATCAATAGATGTGTTTATTTGTCCTTTGTTTAGTGTCCATATATGACATCAATGTATGTTTCATTGTCCTTTGTTTTGTGTCCATATATGACATAAAAGATGTGTTTAATAGTCCTTTATTTTGTGTCCTTATATGACGTCAACAGATGTACTTAGTTCTCCTTTGTTTTGTGTCCATATATGACATCTGTAGATGTGTTTAATTgccttttgtttttttgttgtttttcaggaggtGGGCATTATGCATCAGTTAGCTCATTACCTGAGGGTGGTTACAGCCTTATGTATGCCTTTAAATTAACCCCTCCTTATCTTATAACTGCTGTTGGTCATTTTTCATTTATGCTACATTTTATGTCCTTTTCTGCACTGAAACTGCAGTTTCAGTTCAGCTACCAggaagggggtggggt encodes:
- the LOC143512266 gene encoding uncharacterized protein LOC143512266 isoform X1; the encoded protein is MQPLRGTPAYWQKTLRDLFAMLRQLGTPTFFCTFSAAEMRWPEVITAIKAQQGQTVDFSALDWSQKCEILRSNPVTCMRMFEKRVEGLMNLILSPAQPIGEVVDYFYRVEFQQRGSPHIHCLFWVKDAPEFEDDPDQVVCDFIDKYISCKLPDPNTDRELNTIVTEVQTHSRNHSKSCKKNNKHCRFGFPKPPMPTTMITRPRPPPPDTDSDEENTEIDEQAQAKVNLQTVWDLLNDKKQQFESITELLEKVNMSYQDYKRSVESLSTSSQIIMERAPKDCWVNGYNPLLLRAWNANMDIQFILNPYTCIMYILSYISKAEHEMSDYLKRVMRDSCDSSSERETMKQIMHAYAKNREVSAQEAVARTCSLKLKSSSRAVIFIPTDDNAVRMSLPMKYLENKDPDDENVWMTGLTEKYMARPKTPVFENMCMAEFASEYRIVYTEQKKGKNVFPLQNNMGHIRKRTRGKPAVIRFARFSPQKDPEKYCGTLLKLYLPHRRITQLTSAQFQNYESFYIYASVKLPGTDALQRVFTIVQENKEKYEKHSDAIEQAIEDFEQNGPIEDAWTTLAPANELIRLECILEQEPVNPNDVNEQDDVPDYVVSRSENTTAMPVMEGPQLSHAEIKKMYQSLNETQAAVFYTVRDWCKRKVLNENPEQFLYYIAGTAGTGKSHLIKSVYVEATKILHKLPCVREETDISKPTVLLSAFTGCASHNINGKTLHSLFKLPRSLKPPYQGLGNSLDEIRANFSNVQIIIIDEISMVSKPLFAYINWRLQQIRGNNKPFGNVSIMAVGDFQQLPPLGKAKSLCVYEDHVLDFWRDHFKMVTLTEIMRQKDDLAYAELLNRLRVKRKHDALSAADRSMLEQVIKSPDDCPSDALHIFATNKEVDDYNSAVISSRFQNITNIDAEDYKKDPRTGQMQKQGVPFKGEKGDLVDTLQLATDARVMLTRNIDVEDGLVNGSFGKVVKIVAHIRKDVPVVHMIGLKLDNVDAGQKHRNKVPGGDDNVVYIERVEENLKKKGTVRRQFPLKLAFACTTHKVQGMTTLCAVVSLKKIFEPDSLQLNGYKIYKRNRHAAYTNYTHLSNRSGGGVAMYVKDNIKAHAIQYIQNVTDLEFVVLKVEAPKQALIAVIYRPPDYRLTEFLPNLDALLNSIDIMDYRPVVVCGDFNEDQLSFANKPIFNLFQSKGYTQLITSATTEKTTLLDPVFISNPHTSVAAGLLNTYYSYHNPVYCVL
- the LOC143512266 gene encoding uncharacterized protein LOC143512266 isoform X2; translation: MQPLRGTPAYWQKTLRDLFAMLRQLGTPTFFCTFSAAEMRWPEVITAIKAQQGQTVDFSALDWSQKCEILRSNPVTCMRMFEKRVEGLMNLILSPAQPIGEVVDYFYRVEFQQRGSPHIHCLFWVKDAPEFEDDPDQVVCDFIDKYISCKLPDPNTDRELNTIVTEVQTHSRNHSKSCKKNNKHCRFGFPKPPMPTTMITRPRPPPPDTDSDEENTEIDEQAQAKVNLQTVWDLLNDKKQQFESITELLEKVNMSYQDYKRSVESLSTSSQIIMERAPKDCWVNGYNPLLLRAWNANMDIQFILNPYTCIMYILSYISKAEHEMSDYLKRVMRDSCDSSSERETMKQIMHAYAKNREVSAQEAVARTCSLKLKSSSRAVIFIPTDDNAVRMSLPMKYLENKDPDDENVWMTGLTEKYMARPKTPVFENMCMAEFASEYRIVYTEQKKGKNVFPLQNNMGHIRKRTRGKPAVIRFARFSPQKDPEKYCGTLLKLYLPHRRITQLTSAQFQNYESFYIYASVKLPGTDALQRVFTIVQENKEKYEKHSDAIEQAIEDFEQNGPIEDAWTTLAPANELIRLECILEQEPVNPNDVNEQDDVPDYVVSRSENTTAMPVMEGPQLSHAEIKKMYQSLNETQAAVFYTVRDWCKRKVLNENPEQFLYYIAGTAGTGKSHLIKSVYVEATKILHKLPCVREETDISKPTVLLSAFTGCASHNINGKTLHSLFKLPRSLKPPYQGLGNSLDEIRANFSNVQIIIIDEISMVSKPLFAYINWRLQQIRGNNKPFGNVSIMAVGDFQQLPPLGKAKSLCVYEDHVLDFWRDHFKMVTLTEIMRQKDDLAYAELLNRLRVKRKHDALSAADRSMLEQVIKSPDDCPSDALHIFATNKEVDDYNSAVISSRFQNITNIDAEDYKKDPRTGQMQKQGVPFKGEKGDLVDTLQLATDARVMLTRNIDVEDGLVNGSFGKVVKIVAHIRKDVPVVHMIGLKLDNVDAGQKHRNKVPGGDDNVVYIERVEENLKKKGTVRRQFPLKLAFACTTHKVQGMTTLCAVVSLKKIFEPGMAYVALSRTTSLSGLHITDFDERKIYCDTEISASLENMPKLDLSAIQPLLHLVKEPHLNSGLKIVHHNTEGLQTHIEDIKSHHELLLSDVLCLTETHMTGSVFPDSLQLNGYKIYKRNRHAAYTNYTHLSNRSGGGVAIQKDTHS